The following are encoded together in the Humulus lupulus chromosome 5, drHumLupu1.1, whole genome shotgun sequence genome:
- the LOC133779333 gene encoding uncharacterized protein LOC133779333, producing the protein MLHNFQFKTKRSEPREYLVTCADEKCNWLVRASKYRNQDLFKVRKCNPNHTCSVEIVLEDHRQAKSIVVGELIKNKYKSIKRNYTPNDIMNDMNDDFGVTMGYTKAWRSREKALRLVRGNPDDSYQKLPIYLYMLKKANPGTIAHLLTDKEDRFKYLYIAFSNSIKGWRYLRPIIVVDGTFLKNAHGGTLFSASTLDSNNNIFVLAFGIADSENDNSWLWFFSKLRETYGEPEGLAIVSDRHKSIDNAVHMVYPNAFHGACMFHLLNNLKGKYGSHGEELQMKFIAAAKAYTQTECENYMKGLDRIDRRIRPYLEKAKYETWARSYSPTKRYTMMTSNIAESLNAALKAARNLPIDILVECLRSLVQKWVWNNSNNANGTFTKVSTATENELRHDIVSKMKYEVLPFNTIEYQVRDQKGINFTVNIHNRTCTCNRFQEDEIPCGHAVAVIAKRNLSVYDYCAKFYRTETLKALYQENVHPLPHKDEWNLPQHLDILVLPPNSTIPTGRPRKKRIRSRGENNVIITCGKCAQPGHNRKTCRNPPFQKPNKQKKPKT; encoded by the exons ATGCTGCATAACTTccagttcaaaacaaaaagatcagAACCTAGAGAGTACCTAGTTACTTGCGCAGATGAAAAATGCAACTGGTTGGTGAGAGCATCTAAGTACAGAAATCAAGATTTATTCAAGGTACGGAAATGCAATCCAAATCACACTTGCTCTGTTGAAATTGTTTTGGAAGACCATAGGCAAGCAAAAAGCATCGTAGTTGGGGAattaataaagaataagtacaagtCAATCAAAAGAAATTACACTCCAAATGACATCATGAATGATATGAATGATGACTTTGGAGTAACTATGGGATACACAAAAGCATGGAGATCAAGAGAGAAAGCTTTGCGTCTAGTAAGAGGGAACCCCGATGATTCATATCAGAAGTTGCCAATATATCTTTACATGTTGAAAAAAGCAAATCCAGGAACAATAGCACACCTACTCACAGACAAGGAAGATAGATTCAAATACCTATACATAGctttctctaactcaatcaagggttggagatacttgaggcctataattgttgttgatggaacttttTTGAAAAATGCACATGGTGGTACCCTGTTTTCAGCATCAACGTTAGATTCAAACAACAACATTTTCGTGTTGGCTTTTGGAATAGCAGACTCCGAAAATGATAACTCATGGCTATGGTTCTTCTCCAAACTGCGAGAAACCTATGGAGAACCCGAAG GATTGGCTATAGTTTCTGACAGACATAAGAGCATAGACAATGCAGTACATATGGTGTACCCAAATGCTTTCCATGGAGCTTGCATGTTTCACTTACTCAATAATTTGAAAGGCAAGTATGGGAGCCATGGAGAAGAACTACAAATGAAATTCATTGCAGCAGCAAAAGCATACACACAGACAGaatgtgaaaactacatgaaaggCCTTGATAGAATTGATAGACGCATTAGGCCCTATTTAGAAAAAGCCAAGTATGAAACTTGGGCAAGATCATACTCGCCAACAAAAAGATACACCATGATGACATCCAACATCGCAGAATCACTCAACGCTGCACTAAAAGCTGCAAGAAATCTCCCCATTGATATCTTGGTTGAATGCCTTAGAAGTTTGGTTCAAAAGTGGGTTTGGAACAACTCAAATAATGCAAATGGAACATTCACAAAAGTCTCTACAGCAACAGAAAATGAATTGAGACATGACATTGTTTCAAAAATGAAGTATGAG GTCTTGCCTTTCAACACAATAGAATACCAAGTTCGTGATCAAAAGGGGATAAATTTCACAGTAAATATACATAATAGAACATGCACTTGCAATAGGTTCCAAGAAGATGAAATACCTTGTGGCCATGCAGTAGCTGTCATTGCAAAAAGAAACTTGAGTGTCTATGATTATTGTGCAAAATTCTACAGAACAGAAACGTTGAAAgcattgtatcaagaaaatgttcATCCTTTGCCCCATAAAGATGAATGGAATCTCCCACAACACTTGGACATACTAGTGCTGCCTCCAAATTCAACAATCCCTACAGGAAGACCAAGAAAGAAACGAATAAGATCAAGAGGGGAAAATAACGTAATAATCACCTGTGGGAAATGTGCACAACCAGGACATAACAGGAAGACTTGCAGGAATCCTCCATTTCAGAAGCCAAATAAACAGAAAAAGCCAAAGACATAG